The following coding sequences lie in one Pseudomonas syringae CC1557 genomic window:
- a CDS encoding extensin-like domain-containing protein codes for MRLLLVILLLCAAGALAVWRGWIDVPAQWNPWAPLDVQAEPNVLTAYKLSRLQSDPALCDQVLATSGLRFSRQADSDPDARCPLENTLRIQGGDVVLSSSFLASCPLAVAYALFDVHTLQPAAQAVFGQRVARIDHLGSFACRNIYNRANGRLSQHATANALDMAGFRLADGQRINLLKDWSDNGDKGRFLRLVRDGACKQFSTVLGPDYNAAHRDHFHVDMGRWSVCR; via the coding sequence ATGCGGCTTTTGCTGGTCATCCTGTTGCTCTGCGCCGCTGGCGCGCTGGCAGTCTGGCGCGGCTGGATTGACGTACCTGCGCAGTGGAATCCCTGGGCGCCGCTGGACGTGCAGGCCGAACCGAACGTCCTGACGGCTTACAAACTGTCACGCTTGCAGAGCGATCCAGCGCTGTGCGATCAGGTGCTGGCGACCTCAGGGTTGCGTTTCAGTCGTCAGGCCGACAGTGATCCTGATGCCCGTTGCCCCTTGGAAAACACGCTGCGCATTCAGGGTGGTGACGTGGTGCTGAGCAGCAGCTTCCTGGCCAGTTGCCCGCTGGCGGTGGCGTATGCGCTGTTCGATGTTCACACCTTGCAGCCCGCCGCTCAGGCGGTTTTTGGCCAGCGGGTGGCACGGATTGACCACCTCGGCAGTTTCGCCTGCCGCAATATCTACAACCGCGCCAACGGCCGGCTTAGTCAGCACGCGACGGCCAACGCGCTCGACATGGCAGGTTTTCGTCTGGCTGACGGCCAGCGCATCAACCTGCTCAAGGACTGGAGTGACAACGGGGACAAGGGGCGTTTTTTAAGGCTGGTTCGCGACGGGGCGTGCAAGCAGTTCAGCACGGTGCTGGGGCCGGACTACAACGCAGCGCATCGCGATCATTTTCACGTAGACATGGGGCGGTGGTCGGTGTGTCGGTAG
- a CDS encoding isocitrate lyase/PEP mutase family protein encodes MDSQQILRAHAFKALHEREGAFVIPNPWDAGSATLLASLGFEALATTSAGLAFTLARADAEGAINREEALANIAAIVAATSLPVAADLENCFADSPEGCAETLLMAAATGIVGGSIEDASGHAANPIYDFELSVDRVRAAAEAARSLPFPFLLTARAENLLHGRMDFDDTLRRLTAYAEAGADVLYAPGLRTREEIIAVVRAVAPRPVNVLMGIGGVTLSVSDLSDCGVKRISVGSSLARAAFGGLYRAAEEIRHHGTFTYAAQALPFDQLNNLFKG; translated from the coding sequence ATGGACTCGCAACAGATTCTCAGGGCTCACGCGTTCAAGGCCCTGCATGAGCGTGAAGGCGCTTTTGTCATACCCAACCCGTGGGATGCGGGTTCCGCGACGTTACTGGCCTCCCTGGGCTTCGAGGCGCTGGCCACGACCAGTGCCGGGCTTGCCTTCACACTGGCGCGCGCTGATGCCGAAGGCGCAATCAACCGCGAAGAAGCATTGGCGAACATCGCGGCTATCGTGGCCGCCACTTCATTGCCCGTAGCGGCAGACCTGGAAAACTGTTTTGCCGACAGCCCTGAAGGCTGTGCCGAGACGTTGCTCATGGCTGCAGCGACGGGAATTGTGGGCGGCTCTATCGAAGACGCGAGCGGTCATGCAGCTAATCCGATTTATGACTTCGAGCTGTCCGTTGATCGTGTGCGAGCTGCGGCCGAAGCTGCGCGCAGCTTGCCATTCCCCTTCCTGCTGACGGCGCGTGCCGAGAATCTGTTGCACGGTCGTATGGATTTCGACGATACCCTGCGCCGACTCACCGCCTACGCCGAGGCGGGCGCGGACGTACTGTATGCGCCGGGCCTGCGCACTCGCGAGGAGATCATTGCGGTTGTCAGAGCGGTTGCGCCCAGGCCAGTCAACGTATTGATGGGGATTGGCGGCGTCACACTGTCGGTCTCTGACCTGAGTGACTGTGGCGTCAAGCGCATCAGTGTTGGTTCCTCGCTGGCGCGCGCTGCGTTTGGCGGGTTGTATCGGGCCGCCGAAGAAATTCGCCATCACGGCACCTTCACTTACGCTGCCCAGGCGTTGCCTTTCGATCAACTGAATAACCTGTTCAAGGGCTGA
- a CDS encoding DUF72 domain-containing protein, producing MSDLPYYLGCPSWSENAWREFLYPEDARPNDFLSLYTQVFNVVEGNTTFYARPAATTVQRWAELMPDDFRFTAKFHKDISHSGDLREQVGAAEEFIRLLAPLGERISPFWLQLPASFTPQRLAELVGFLDELKVPLAGEVRNMAFFMKGDEERMLNRLLLDRGIERICLDSRALFSCISSDPAVLHAQSKKPKVPPRPAALTLFPQVRFIGRPELEANDPFLVQWVEKVAVWIEEGRTPYVFLHTPDNLRAPALARRFHEQLMVRLPGLPPLPELDRGPQVEQLGLL from the coding sequence GTGTCTGACCTTCCTTACTACCTCGGTTGTCCGTCATGGAGTGAAAACGCCTGGCGCGAGTTCCTGTATCCCGAAGACGCCCGTCCCAATGACTTCCTGAGTCTTTACACTCAGGTGTTCAACGTTGTTGAAGGCAATACCACTTTTTACGCTCGTCCCGCCGCCACTACGGTGCAGCGTTGGGCCGAACTGATGCCTGACGACTTTCGCTTTACCGCCAAATTTCACAAAGACATCAGCCACAGCGGCGACCTTCGTGAGCAGGTCGGTGCGGCCGAGGAATTCATTCGCTTGCTCGCGCCGCTGGGCGAGCGGATATCGCCGTTCTGGCTGCAACTGCCCGCCAGCTTCACACCGCAGCGTCTTGCTGAACTGGTCGGCTTTCTCGATGAGTTGAAGGTGCCGCTGGCGGGAGAAGTGCGCAACATGGCATTTTTCATGAAGGGCGATGAAGAACGCATGCTCAACCGGCTGTTGCTGGACCGTGGCATCGAGCGCATTTGCCTCGACTCGCGTGCCTTGTTCAGTTGTATTTCCAGCGACCCTGCCGTGCTGCATGCGCAATCCAAGAAACCCAAGGTGCCGCCCCGTCCTGCTGCATTGACCTTGTTCCCTCAGGTCCGCTTCATCGGCCGTCCTGAACTGGAAGCCAATGATCCGTTTCTGGTCCAGTGGGTGGAGAAGGTTGCTGTATGGATCGAAGAAGGGCGAACGCCCTATGTATTCCTGCACACGCCCGACAACCTAAGAGCGCCAGCGCTGGCCAGACGTTTTCACGAACAACTGATGGTGCGCCTGCCCGGTCTGCCGCCATTGCCTGAACTGGATCGCGGGCCACAGGTGGAACAGTTGGGCTTGCTCTAA
- the tsaB gene encoding tRNA (adenosine(37)-N6)-threonylcarbamoyltransferase complex dimerization subunit type 1 TsaB — translation MTTLLALDTATEACSVALLHDGKVLSHYEVIPRLHAQRLLPMIKDLLAEAGIAMSALDAIAFGRGPGAFTGVRIAIGVVQGLAFALERPVLPVSNLAVLAQRAFREQGATQVAAAIDARMDEVYWGCYLEAAGEMRLLGNEAVMAPERAMLPTDASGQWFGAGTGWGYAERIPVSLSGHDASMLPHAQDLLTLATFAWQRGEALPADDAQPVYLRDKVATPKAR, via the coding sequence ATGACCACCTTGCTGGCCCTGGACACCGCCACTGAAGCCTGCTCGGTCGCTTTGCTGCATGACGGCAAGGTGCTGAGCCACTATGAGGTGATTCCGCGCCTGCATGCCCAGCGCCTGTTGCCGATGATCAAGGATCTGCTGGCCGAGGCGGGCATTGCGATGTCGGCGCTGGATGCCATCGCCTTCGGCCGCGGTCCGGGCGCTTTCACTGGTGTGCGTATTGCCATTGGTGTGGTGCAGGGGCTGGCGTTTGCCCTGGAGCGCCCGGTGCTGCCGGTGTCTAATCTTGCCGTGCTGGCCCAGCGCGCCTTTCGTGAACAAGGCGCAACGCAGGTCGCAGCGGCCATCGATGCACGTATGGATGAGGTTTATTGGGGTTGCTACCTCGAGGCTGCAGGTGAGATGCGTCTGCTCGGCAACGAAGCGGTCATGGCCCCGGAGCGGGCAATGCTGCCGACAGATGCCAGCGGTCAATGGTTTGGCGCCGGTACCGGTTGGGGCTATGCGGAGCGTATTCCAGTCAGTCTGTCAGGGCATGATGCAAGCATGCTCCCCCATGCCCAGGACTTGCTGACCCTGGCGACGTTTGCCTGGCAGCGTGGCGAAGCCTTACCGGCAGACGACGCTCAACCGGTGTATCTGCGCGACAAGGTGGCCACACCCAAGGCGCGATGA